Proteins from one Mycobacterium sp. HUMS_12744610 genomic window:
- a CDS encoding acyl-CoA dehydrogenase family protein, which translates to MDFQLSDEQSLLRDTTRDLLARTYDPESRNKVVGTDLGWSREVWSQLADTGILGLGFDPEEAGQIEVMVVLNEIGRRLAPEPVLHAALGPGALIAALGSQEQRQLLDDVAAGQRLLAFAHLEPGHRTPSAGVSTKAERQGGSWTLSGRKNPVLAGDCAETLVVSAALPDGGTGLFLVDAASENTSVTRHPYRTFDGQRGAQLDLDSAPAAPLGEAADASGAIRDAVIRIQSGLCAEAVGAMDEALRLTTDYLTTRKQFGVTLSKFQALTQRAADMYVSLELARSMSLYAAMSIADGNLDPVIASRAKLQIGRSGRHVAQESIQMHGGIGVTAEYPIAHYAARLTAIEHTLGTSGDHLHNLIDHLGEYDLARL; encoded by the coding sequence ATGGACTTTCAACTGAGCGACGAGCAGTCACTGCTCCGCGACACCACCCGCGACCTGCTGGCGCGCACCTATGACCCGGAAAGCCGCAACAAGGTCGTCGGCACCGATCTCGGCTGGAGCCGCGAGGTCTGGAGTCAGCTGGCCGACACCGGGATCCTCGGCCTCGGGTTCGATCCCGAGGAGGCCGGCCAGATCGAGGTCATGGTGGTGCTCAACGAAATCGGGCGCCGGCTCGCCCCGGAACCGGTCCTGCACGCCGCGCTGGGGCCCGGCGCGCTGATCGCCGCGCTGGGCAGCCAGGAGCAGCGGCAACTGCTCGACGACGTCGCCGCCGGACAACGGTTGCTCGCCTTCGCCCATCTCGAGCCGGGTCACCGCACACCGTCGGCCGGCGTGAGCACCAAGGCTGAGCGGCAAGGTGGTTCGTGGACACTCAGCGGCCGGAAGAATCCGGTGCTCGCCGGCGACTGCGCCGAGACCTTGGTGGTCAGCGCCGCGCTGCCGGACGGTGGCACCGGGCTGTTCCTGGTCGACGCGGCCTCGGAAAACACCTCGGTGACCCGTCACCCCTATCGCACCTTCGACGGACAGCGCGGCGCGCAGCTCGACCTCGATTCGGCGCCCGCCGCACCCCTGGGCGAAGCAGCCGACGCGTCGGGCGCCATCCGTGACGCCGTCATCCGCATCCAGTCGGGGTTGTGCGCCGAGGCGGTCGGCGCGATGGACGAAGCGCTGCGGCTGACCACCGACTACCTCACGACCCGCAAGCAGTTCGGCGTCACGCTCAGCAAGTTCCAGGCGCTGACCCAGCGCGCCGCCGACATGTACGTCTCGCTGGAACTGGCCCGCAGCATGAGCCTGTACGCCGCCATGTCGATCGCGGACGGCAACCTCGACCCGGTCATCGCCTCGCGGGCCAAACTGCAGATCGGCCGCTCGGGCCGGCACGTCGCGCAGGAGTCGATCCAGATGCACGGCGGCATCGGCGTGACCGCGGAATACCCGATAGCCCACTATGCGGCGCGGCTCACCGCGATCGAGCACACCCTGGGCACCTCGGGCGACCACCTGCACAACCTGATCGACCACCTCGGCGAGTACGACCTGGCCCGGCTCTAG
- a CDS encoding acyl-CoA dehydrogenase family protein gives MQLALTPEEAAFRDELRTFYTTKIPQELRERGRAGAASARREDIVTSHKILHEHGLAVPNWPVEWGGKDWTPTQHQIWADEMQLASVPEPLNFNTKMVGPVIAEFGSEEIKKRFLPPTASLDIWWCQGFSEPEAGSDLASLRTTAVRDGDSYVVNGQKTWTTLGQYADWIFCLVRTDPQAPKRQAGISFLLFDMKSPGITLRPIKTIDGGQEINEVFFEDVRVPANQLVGEENQGWTYAKFLLGNERTGIAGVGRTKVRLAEVKKCAAETGVLDDPLFAARLAEAENEVLALELTQARVVSDSSGGKPNPASSVLKLRGSQLQQLATELLVEVAGADALPANGEDIASPSWAQGSAPHYLNYRKTSIYGGSSEVQRNIIASTILGL, from the coding sequence ATGCAATTGGCGCTGACACCGGAGGAAGCCGCGTTCCGCGACGAACTTCGCACGTTCTACACGACGAAGATCCCGCAGGAGTTGCGTGAGCGGGGGCGTGCGGGCGCGGCGTCGGCCCGCCGCGAGGACATCGTGACCAGCCACAAGATCCTGCACGAGCACGGTCTGGCGGTGCCGAACTGGCCGGTCGAGTGGGGCGGCAAGGACTGGACTCCCACCCAGCACCAGATCTGGGCCGACGAGATGCAGTTGGCGAGCGTCCCGGAGCCGCTCAACTTCAACACCAAGATGGTGGGCCCGGTGATCGCCGAATTCGGTTCCGAGGAGATCAAGAAGCGGTTTCTGCCGCCGACGGCCAGCCTCGACATCTGGTGGTGCCAGGGTTTCTCCGAGCCCGAGGCCGGTTCGGACCTGGCGTCGCTGCGCACGACCGCGGTCCGGGACGGCGACAGCTACGTCGTCAACGGCCAGAAGACCTGGACGACTCTCGGCCAGTACGCGGACTGGATCTTCTGCCTGGTGCGGACCGACCCGCAGGCTCCCAAACGCCAGGCCGGTATCTCGTTCCTGCTCTTCGACATGAAGAGCCCGGGCATCACCCTGCGGCCGATCAAGACCATCGACGGCGGCCAGGAGATCAACGAGGTCTTCTTCGAAGACGTCCGCGTTCCGGCCAACCAGCTTGTCGGAGAAGAGAACCAGGGCTGGACCTACGCGAAATTCCTGCTCGGCAACGAGCGCACCGGCATCGCCGGAGTCGGGCGCACCAAAGTGCGCCTCGCCGAGGTGAAGAAATGCGCCGCGGAAACGGGGGTGCTCGATGACCCGCTGTTCGCGGCCCGGCTGGCAGAGGCCGAAAACGAGGTGCTCGCACTGGAACTCACGCAGGCGCGGGTGGTGTCGGACTCCTCCGGCGGCAAGCCCAACCCGGCGTCGTCGGTGCTCAAGCTGCGCGGCAGCCAGTTGCAGCAACTGGCCACCGAATTGCTCGTCGAGGTGGCCGGGGCCGACGCGCTGCCGGCCAACGGGGAAGACATTGCCTCGCCGTCCTGGGCCCAAGGCAGTGCGCCGCACTACCTCAACTACCGCAAGACGTCGATCTACGGCGGCAGCAGCGAAGTGCAGCGCAACATCATCGCATCCACCATTCTCGGCCTGTGA
- a CDS encoding ComEA family DNA-binding protein, protein MRTDLPAERLHRRLAADPSADSGDGADEDQSSLLPRWLPEASPGPSWVARVRADPGRAGAIALAVVAALAVLVTVFTLVRDRPAPVMSAKLPPVEKASSASPRSSASPGAGGPADGDHPVVVSVVGLVHTPGLVTLAPGARIADALQAAGGAVAGADTIGLNMARPLGDGEQIVVGLAPAPGRPAALGSSVASGPAPAPATGAPASGPAKPGQVLDLNAATVEQLDTLPGVGPITAAAIVAWRQANGKFTSVDQLADVDGIGPARLEKLRALVRV, encoded by the coding sequence ATGCGCACAGATCTTCCCGCCGAGCGACTGCACCGACGACTCGCCGCCGACCCCTCCGCCGATTCCGGGGACGGGGCCGACGAGGACCAGAGTTCGCTGCTACCGCGGTGGCTTCCCGAGGCGTCGCCGGGTCCGAGCTGGGTGGCCAGGGTGCGTGCCGATCCGGGCAGGGCCGGTGCTATCGCGTTGGCGGTCGTGGCGGCGCTGGCCGTGCTGGTCACCGTGTTCACGTTGGTGCGCGACCGGCCCGCACCGGTGATGTCGGCCAAGCTTCCCCCGGTGGAGAAGGCGTCGTCGGCAAGTCCCCGTTCGTCGGCAAGCCCGGGCGCCGGCGGGCCGGCCGACGGTGACCACCCGGTGGTGGTCAGCGTGGTCGGGCTGGTGCACACCCCCGGCTTGGTCACCCTGGCACCGGGCGCGCGTATCGCCGACGCGCTGCAGGCCGCCGGTGGTGCGGTGGCGGGCGCCGACACGATCGGGCTGAACATGGCCCGCCCGCTCGGCGACGGCGAACAGATCGTGGTCGGGCTCGCGCCGGCGCCGGGTCGGCCGGCGGCGCTGGGCAGCTCGGTGGCCTCCGGCCCGGCCCCGGCCCCGGCCACGGGGGCGCCGGCATCGGGGCCGGCGAAGCCGGGTCAGGTGCTCGACCTCAACGCCGCAACCGTGGAACAGCTGGACACCCTCCCGGGGGTCGGGCCGATCACCGCCGCCGCGATCGTGGCCTGGCGGCAGGCCAACGGCAAGTTCACCAGCGTCGACCAGCTCGCCGACGTCGACGGCATCGGCCCGGCACGGCTGGAGAAGCTGCGTGCCCTCGTCCGCGTCTGA
- a CDS encoding ComEC/Rec2 family competence protein encodes MPTPGGTAPARFDVRLVPAALTGWVVTAAGIVWPVGRALAWCGVVLLAASGALACYAAGRSGAHPRLRAFSTGLLAVAVVGTGFGFAIALRCDALARHPIAAAFGTAAPVTVTPTESPVPLGSARLMFRADLVRVRADDMSGRVVVFARTSEFGEVMVGQPVRFTARIGRPGRHDLTVAVLNASGRPTVGTAGAVQRAAHTVRMRFAAAARDALPAAQGAMLPALVLGDTSAVTAEIGRQFRAAGMTHLTAVSGANVTIVCAAVLFSARLLGPRAAVTLAAVALVAFVIVVQPTASVLRAAVMGAITLAGMLSSRRRQAVPALAATVLVLVALAPQLAVDVGFALSVLATAALVVIAPAWSRRLVAGGWPRPAADAFAVAWAAHAVTAPLVAGISGRVSLVAAAANLVVAPVIAPITVLGTAGAVLDPLWPAGARLLIRFTGPELWWVLGVARWAAAVPAATVPVPAGAAGVLVVGGATAMLAVSVVLLGKRRRFRVAAGYAGGLLVLCLLAWSLSGLVGRWSQSRDTIVG; translated from the coding sequence TTGCCCACCCCCGGCGGCACGGCGCCGGCGCGGTTCGACGTCCGCCTGGTGCCGGCCGCGCTTACCGGTTGGGTGGTGACCGCCGCGGGGATCGTGTGGCCGGTGGGGCGGGCGCTGGCGTGGTGCGGCGTCGTGCTGCTGGCGGCCTCGGGCGCGTTGGCTTGCTACGCGGCGGGCCGTTCCGGCGCGCATCCGCGGCTGCGGGCGTTCAGCACCGGACTGCTCGCCGTCGCGGTCGTGGGCACCGGATTCGGCTTCGCGATCGCCCTGCGCTGCGACGCGCTGGCGCGCCATCCGATTGCCGCCGCGTTCGGGACGGCCGCCCCGGTGACGGTCACCCCCACCGAGAGCCCGGTGCCGCTCGGGAGTGCACGGCTGATGTTCCGTGCCGACCTCGTGCGCGTGCGGGCCGACGACATGTCGGGCCGCGTGGTCGTTTTCGCCCGGACCTCCGAGTTCGGTGAGGTAATGGTGGGCCAACCGGTGCGGTTCACCGCCCGCATCGGCCGGCCGGGCCGCCACGACTTGACCGTCGCCGTGCTCAACGCCTCGGGCCGGCCGACCGTGGGCACCGCCGGTGCGGTGCAGCGGGCGGCTCACACCGTGCGAATGCGCTTCGCCGCCGCCGCCCGCGACGCGCTGCCCGCCGCCCAGGGGGCGATGCTGCCTGCCCTTGTCCTCGGCGACACCTCGGCGGTGACCGCCGAGATCGGCCGCCAATTCCGGGCGGCGGGAATGACGCATCTGACGGCGGTGTCCGGGGCCAACGTCACCATCGTGTGCGCGGCGGTGCTGTTCTCGGCGCGGCTGCTCGGGCCACGCGCGGCCGTCACGCTTGCCGCGGTGGCGCTGGTCGCGTTCGTCATCGTCGTGCAGCCGACGGCGAGTGTGCTGCGGGCGGCGGTGATGGGGGCGATCACGTTGGCGGGCATGCTGTCGTCGCGCCGGCGGCAGGCGGTCCCGGCCCTGGCTGCCACGGTGCTGGTGCTGGTGGCTCTCGCTCCCCAGCTGGCGGTCGACGTCGGGTTCGCGCTGTCGGTGCTGGCGACCGCCGCGCTGGTGGTGATCGCGCCGGCCTGGTCGCGGCGCCTGGTCGCCGGAGGCTGGCCCCGGCCGGCGGCGGACGCGTTCGCCGTCGCCTGGGCCGCCCACGCGGTGACGGCCCCGCTGGTGGCCGGGATCTCGGGCCGGGTCAGCCTGGTGGCCGCCGCGGCCAACCTCGTGGTGGCCCCGGTGATCGCCCCGATCACCGTGCTGGGCACCGCCGGGGCCGTGCTCGACCCGCTGTGGCCGGCCGGTGCGCGGCTGCTGATCCGGTTCACCGGACCCGAGCTGTGGTGGGTCCTGGGTGTCGCGCGGTGGGCGGCCGCGGTGCCCGCGGCCACCGTGCCCGTGCCGGCCGGCGCGGCGGGGGTGCTGGTGGTCGGCGGTGCCACGGCGATGCTGGCGGTCTCGGTCGTGCTGCTGGGGAAGCGGCGCCGCTTTCGCGTGGCGGCCGGATACGCCGGCGGGCTTCTCGTGCTGTGCCTGCTGGCCTGGTCGCTGTCGGGACTGGTCGGTCGCTGGTCACAATCCCGTGACACCATCGTGGGGTGA
- the holA gene encoding DNA polymerase III subunit delta, which translates to MHLVLGEEDLLVERAVADVLRAARKWAGTNDVPVNRMRAGEVSTYELAELLSPSLFADERIVVLEAAAEAGKEAVGVIASAAADLPPGTVLVVVHSGGGRAKALAKDLQSLGAEVHPCARITKAAERVDFVRKEFRALRAKVDERTVTALLDAVGSDLRELASACSQLVADTGGAVDAAAVRRYHSGKAEVKGFDIADKAVAGDVAGAAEALRWAMMRGEPLVVLADALAEAVHAIGRVGPLSGDPYRLAAELGMPPWRVQKAQKQARRWSRDSVATAMKVVAALNADVKGAAADADYALESAVRRVAELVAD; encoded by the coding sequence TTGCACCTGGTCCTGGGAGAAGAGGATCTGCTGGTCGAGCGGGCCGTGGCCGACGTGCTGCGGGCGGCGCGCAAATGGGCGGGCACGAACGACGTTCCGGTCAACCGGATGCGGGCCGGCGAGGTCAGTACCTACGAGCTCGCCGAGCTGCTGAGCCCGTCCCTGTTCGCCGACGAGCGCATCGTCGTGCTCGAGGCCGCCGCCGAAGCGGGCAAGGAAGCGGTCGGGGTGATCGCCTCGGCGGCCGCCGACCTCCCGCCGGGCACCGTGCTGGTGGTGGTGCATTCCGGCGGGGGGCGCGCCAAGGCGCTGGCCAAGGACCTGCAGTCGCTCGGTGCCGAGGTGCATCCGTGCGCGCGGATCACCAAGGCCGCCGAACGCGTCGACTTCGTCCGCAAGGAGTTCCGTGCCTTGCGCGCCAAGGTCGACGAACGTACGGTGACCGCGCTGCTGGACGCGGTCGGCTCCGATCTCCGCGAACTGGCCTCGGCCTGCTCGCAGCTGGTCGCCGACACCGGCGGGGCCGTCGACGCCGCCGCGGTGCGGCGCTACCACAGCGGCAAGGCCGAGGTGAAGGGCTTCGACATCGCCGACAAGGCCGTGGCCGGGGACGTCGCGGGCGCCGCCGAGGCGCTGCGGTGGGCGATGATGCGGGGTGAGCCGCTGGTGGTGCTCGCCGACGCGCTGGCCGAAGCCGTGCATGCGATCGGCCGGGTCGGGCCGCTGTCGGGCGATCCCTACCGTTTGGCGGCGGAGCTGGGGATGCCGCCCTGGCGGGTGCAGAAGGCACAGAAACAGGCTCGGCGCTGGTCGCGAGACTCGGTGGCCACCGCGATGAAGGTGGTGGCGGCGCTCAACGCCGACGTGAAGGGGGCCGCCGCGGACGCTGACTACGCGCTGGAATCAGCGGTCCGGCGGGTCGCCGAGCTGGTGGCCGACTGA
- the rpsT gene encoding 30S ribosomal protein S20, with protein sequence MANIKSQQKRNRTNERARLRNKSVKSSLRTAVRAFREAAHNGDKDKAAELLVATNRKLDKAASKGVIHKNQAANRKSALARALNKI encoded by the coding sequence GTGGCCAACATCAAGTCGCAGCAGAAGCGCAACCGCACGAACGAGCGCGCCCGACTGCGTAACAAGTCGGTGAAGTCCTCGCTGCGTACCGCTGTCCGCGCGTTCCGTGAGGCCGCCCACAACGGCGACAAGGACAAGGCCGCCGAGTTGCTCGTCGCGACCAACCGCAAGCTGGACAAGGCGGCCAGCAAGGGCGTGATTCACAAGAACCAGGCGGCCAACCGGAAGTCGGCGCTGGCCCGCGCCCTCAACAAGATCTGA
- a CDS encoding circularly permuted type 2 ATP-grasp protein has protein sequence MSSANQLEETGPGPRGLRRAEHIFGGYDASDAYSKAFDEMFDAQGAVRAAYKGIYAELAPADASDLKARAEALARAFIDQGITFSLSGQERPFPLDLVPRVISAPEWSRLERGIIQRVKALEMYLDDIYGDQEILNDGVIPRSLITSCDHFHRQAVGISPPNGVRIHVAGIDLIRDERGTFRVLEDNLRSPSGVSYVMENRRTMARVFPNLFATHRVRAVDDYAAHLLRALRNSAATNEADPTVVVLTPGVYNSAYFEHSLLARQMGVELVEGRDLFCRDNQVYMRTTDGERQVDVIYRRIDDVFLDPLQFRADSVLGVAGLVNAARAGNVVISSAIGNGVGDDKLVYTYVPTMIEYYLGEKPLLANVETFRCWLDEERDEVLDRIDELVLKPVEGSGGYGIVFGPEASAKELAAVARKIRDDPRGWIAQPMMELSTVPTQVDNALAPRYVDLRPFAVNDGDDVWVLPGGLTRVALIEGSRVVNSSQGGGSKDTWVLAPRASGADRELGAAGVVRSLPDPAPDGQAKRKQRQAEQPQQKQRSEAIR, from the coding sequence GTGAGTTCCGCAAACCAGCTGGAGGAGACCGGACCCGGTCCGCGCGGACTGCGACGCGCCGAACACATTTTCGGCGGATACGACGCCTCCGACGCCTATTCGAAGGCGTTCGACGAGATGTTCGACGCCCAGGGGGCCGTCCGGGCCGCTTACAAGGGCATCTACGCCGAGCTCGCACCCGCGGACGCCTCGGATCTGAAGGCCCGCGCCGAGGCGCTGGCCCGCGCGTTCATCGACCAGGGCATCACGTTCTCGCTGTCGGGTCAGGAGCGCCCCTTCCCCCTCGACCTGGTGCCGCGGGTGATCTCGGCGCCCGAGTGGAGTCGGCTCGAGCGCGGCATCATCCAGCGGGTCAAGGCCCTCGAGATGTACCTCGACGACATCTACGGGGACCAGGAAATCCTCAACGACGGCGTCATCCCGCGCAGTCTGATCACCTCCTGCGACCATTTCCACCGTCAGGCCGTGGGCATCAGCCCGCCCAACGGCGTGCGCATCCACGTCGCCGGCATCGACCTGATCCGCGACGAGCGGGGCACGTTCCGGGTGCTCGAGGACAACCTGCGTTCGCCTTCGGGTGTCTCGTATGTCATGGAGAACCGCCGCACCATGGCGCGCGTCTTTCCGAACCTGTTCGCCACCCATCGGGTGCGCGCCGTCGACGACTACGCCGCGCACCTGCTGCGCGCGCTGCGCAACTCCGCGGCCACCAACGAGGCGGATCCCACCGTCGTCGTCCTCACCCCCGGGGTCTACAACTCCGCCTATTTCGAGCATTCGTTGCTGGCCCGGCAGATGGGTGTCGAGCTGGTCGAGGGACGTGACCTGTTCTGCCGGGACAACCAGGTGTACATGCGCACCACCGACGGGGAGCGTCAGGTCGACGTGATCTACCGGCGCATCGACGACGTGTTCCTCGACCCGCTGCAGTTCCGCGCCGACTCCGTGTTGGGGGTGGCCGGCCTGGTCAACGCCGCCCGCGCCGGCAACGTCGTCATCTCCAGCGCGATCGGCAACGGCGTCGGCGACGACAAGCTCGTCTACACCTATGTGCCGACCATGATCGAGTACTACCTGGGTGAGAAGCCGCTGCTGGCCAACGTCGAGACCTTCCGGTGCTGGCTGGACGAGGAACGCGACGAGGTGCTGGACCGCATCGACGAGTTGGTGCTCAAGCCGGTCGAGGGGTCCGGCGGATACGGCATCGTGTTCGGTCCGGAGGCCTCCGCCAAGGAGTTGGCCGCCGTCGCCAGGAAGATCCGCGACGACCCGCGCGGCTGGATCGCCCAGCCGATGATGGAACTGTCCACCGTGCCGACCCAGGTGGACAACGCCCTGGCTCCCCGCTACGTCGACCTGCGGCCCTTCGCCGTCAACGACGGCGACGACGTGTGGGTGCTGCCGGGCGGCCTGACCCGGGTGGCTCTCATCGAGGGCTCGCGGGTGGTCAACTCCAGCCAGGGCGGCGGCTCGAAGGACACCTGGGTGCTGGCGCCCCGCGCGTCGGGCGCCGACCGCGAGCTCGGCGCCGCCGGGGTGGTGCGCTCCCTGCCGGACCCGGCGCCCGACGGCCAGGCGAAGCGGAAACAGCGCCAGGCCGAGCAGCCGCAGCAGAAGCAACGTAGTGAAGCGATCCGCTGA